A single window of Methanothermobacter marburgensis str. Marburg DNA harbors:
- a CDS encoding cobalamin biosynthesis protein, with the protein MNEIPVLLLAVSIDIIIGEPPTILHPVVHMGSIVAWMKGILSKTRLSGIIMTLVVVSVFTAPTLLIGYLNEPLYTLIAAVLLSTVISIRMLFTSALDVGRSLDDSIDEAREKLSYLVSRDTTTLTDEQILSATIETLTENLTDSVTAPLFYFILLGLPGAFLYRVVNTLDAMVGYLDDENRDLGWFPARLDDILNYIPSRVTGFMIVLAAFFLSMNWKNSLRVLLRDARRTPSPNSGFTMAAAAGALSVQLEKPGVYVLGDPREFLSTEKLKDALKLSSISLVLFIVSATGIMLVIP; encoded by the coding sequence ATGAATGAAATCCCTGTCCTGTTACTTGCAGTTTCAATTGATATTATAATCGGAGAACCCCCAACCATACTTCACCCTGTTGTACACATGGGGTCAATCGTTGCATGGATGAAAGGAATACTCAGTAAAACGCGTCTATCAGGAATAATAATGACTCTAGTGGTTGTCTCGGTATTCACAGCACCAACCCTACTCATAGGGTACTTGAATGAACCCCTATACACTCTGATAGCTGCAGTGCTCCTGTCAACGGTAATATCCATAAGGATGCTCTTTACATCTGCCCTGGATGTTGGAAGATCACTGGATGACAGCATTGATGAGGCAAGGGAGAAACTTTCCTATCTTGTAAGCAGAGATACCACCACACTCACAGATGAGCAGATACTCTCAGCAACCATTGAAACACTCACAGAAAACCTTACAGACTCTGTTACAGCGCCTCTTTTTTACTTCATCCTACTTGGACTTCCTGGAGCATTCCTTTACAGGGTCGTTAATACACTTGATGCAATGGTGGGATACCTTGATGACGAAAACAGGGATCTGGGATGGTTCCCTGCCAGACTTGATGACATACTGAACTACATACCATCCAGAGTGACAGGTTTTATGATTGTTCTTGCAGCGTTTTTCCTGTCCATGAACTGGAAAAATTCGCTGAGAGTACTCCTCAGGGACGCCAGACGCACCCCCAGTCCAAACTCAGGATTCACAATGGCTGCAGCGGCTGGAGCACTATCCGTTCAGCTGGAAAAACCAGGAGTATATGTTCTTGGGGATCCCAGAGAGTTCCTTTCAACTGAAAAGCTTAAAGATGCACTGAAACTGAGTTCAATATCTCTTGTCCTGTTCATCGTGTCTGCAACAGGAATAATGCTGGTGATACCATGA